In Macrobrachium nipponense isolate FS-2020 chromosome 36, ASM1510439v2, whole genome shotgun sequence, a genomic segment contains:
- the LOC135203657 gene encoding vesicle-associated membrane protein-associated protein A-like, which translates to MLQPFDYDPHEKNKHKFMVQSLFAPEGEVNLDGLFKEADQSQLMDSKLRCVFELPMDAPQQNNLDALPTPQPQVEVPKPSPKANNIEAELKKAGEEIKRLREEISSLRQDNLQLKEDSIRQRSSQVPSEKRNVVSSVIPQQETQQANPMMHLVAAFIIALVGYILGKFIL; encoded by the exons ATGCTTCAGCCTTTTGATTATGATCCACATGAGAAGAACAAACACAAGTTTATGGTGCAAAGTCTGTTTGCCCCAGAAGGAGAAGTTAATTTAGATGGGCTG TTTAAAGAAGCTGATCAGAGCCAGTTGATGGACTCCAAACTTAGGTGTGTATTCGAGTTGCCAATGGATGCGCCACAACAGAATAATCTTGATGCATTGCCCACGCCACAGCCACAAGTCGAAGTTCCCAAACCATCGCCAAAG gcTAATAACATTGAGGCAGAGCTCAAGAAGGCAGGTGAAGAAATCAAAAGGCTTCGGGAAGAAATAAGTTCGCTTCGTCAAGATAACCTTCAACTAAAG gaGGATTCCATTAGGCAGCGTTCATCACAAGTTCCCAGTGAGAAAAGGAATGTCGTGTCTAGTGTTATTCCCCAGCAGGAGACTCAACAGGCTAATCCTATGATGCATTTGGTTGCTGCATTTATTATTGCCTTGGTGGGCTATATCTTGGGCAAGTTCATACTTTGA